From the Takifugu flavidus isolate HTHZ2018 chromosome 12, ASM371156v2, whole genome shotgun sequence genome, one window contains:
- the LOC130534579 gene encoding spectrin beta chain, non-erythrocytic 4-like isoform X2, translating to MANASSDLDNAEAQRQLNNNNRSIGSGFWETECTSSKLFECSRIKALADERDAVQKKTFTKWVNSHLSRVSCRISDLYNDLRDGYMLTRLLEVLSGELLPRPTRGRMRIHCLENVDKALQFLKEQRVHLENVGSHDIVDGNHRLTLGLIWTIILRFQIQVIKIETEDNRETRSAKDALLLWCQMKTAGYSEVNIQNFTTCWRDGLAFNALIHRHRPDLIEFHKLTRSNATHNLQLAFNVAEQHLGLTKLLDPEDVNTENPDEKSIITYVVSYYHYFSKMKALIVEGKRVGKVLDSCIEAENIVNRYEALASDLLDWIEKTIAVISNQKFANSLTGVQQQLQAFTTYCTIEKPIKFQEKGNLEVLLFTIQSKLRANNQKPYVPHDGKLISDINKAWERLEKAEHERGVSLRKELIRQEKLELLAQRFDHKTTMRQAWLNENQRLVSQDNFGYDLPAVEAAMKKHEAIEADIASYEERIGVVVELSAEMESEGYYDIRRILARKENILGQWKLLKELVAGRRTRLEKNLALQKIFQDMVYMIDWMEDTQVQLLSKDYGKHLLEVEDLLQKHSLQEADIAVQAERVESLNKAALKFTTIEGYQPCDPQVICNRVNHVSSCLEELKQLASKRCNDLEESRELWAFLQELEESEAWIREKSAILGAQGFGKDLTSVLKLLQKHKTLAGELLAHRSLLQNTIKQGKQILSEKSLGTAGMQEHLMELKNQWKRLEDQAAQRLGHLQEALNFFQFSTEMNDLVAWLQDAYRLVSSEDFGHDEYSTQSLLKKHRGVSEAIDKHRLHVVTLHKHMVALALHYRDQEEVQVRMVEVEQLYTEVVDVAVLRQQWLHDALAVYRMFSEVNACELWIDEKEQWLDKMEIPEKLDDVEVVAHRFESLDQEMNSLMGRILDVNQIVQQLLDGGHPSSTEVRSCQDHLNSRWNSIVELVEQKKNQLNSMLRLQNYLLECVEIKSQIQDKRKAIDATQYMGSDLGGVMALQRRLSTMEGALSVLEPKLLHLQEEAENLATAHPSRAMEVLVPFDDLSVEWEELKHTLQGCEDSLMVASRLQSFIQDLDSFLTWLVQTQTVAASDQLPNDLEEAETLINKHAALKEEIGRYEEDYERLQSMNELLDSDEAPLPQAALQQWLQKLDVGWNKLLEMWESRREVLVQAHIFHLFLRDVKQAESLLNNQESALAHVELPTTVETVEASIKKHKDFTTTMELNLHRIKAVIEAGESLISQNNIYSERIRERIDTLAKRGNQNRELAQQWLEKLNIQWEVQRFLQNCHEIGDWVYEKMLMARDSSRDETQKLHKKWLKHQAFMAELAQNKEWLGKIEKEGQQLIQEKPELSPVVRKKLEEIRDCWQDLESTTQAKARQLFEANKADLVVQSYESLDQRLNQLEDQLSYVDQGQDLTGVNNQLKKLQTMENQMEAWYKEVGQLQVQVATIPQQTQVKETVTEHQSAVEARMVRLIEPLKERRRILLASKELHQVGRDLEDEILWIQERLPMAMSQEHGATLQEVQQLMKKNQTLQRELQGHKSKLEDVLERAGIIASIRSPEADNIRAGHDQVAQLWNLLWVETERRQLVLDAMYQAQQYFFDTAEVEAWLSEQELHMMNEEKGKDEPSTLQLLKKHLVLEQTIEDYAETIGLLSQQCRQLLEMGHPDCELISKRQSQIDRLYVSLKDLVEERKSRLEQQYWLYQLNREVDELEQWIAQKEVVASSPELGQDFEHVTVLQDKFTKFATETGSVGQERVTAVNQMVDELIDYGHSEAATIAEWKDGVNEAWADLLELMETRSQMLAASHQLHKFFSDCREVLTQIDDKHRRLPEVRAKQGNTANTSTLQRLLHGFEQDIQLLVTQVRHLQESAAQLRTVYAGEKAEAIACCEHEVMQSWKELLTSCEECRLEITTETDKLKFFGMVRDQIIWMDSIICQIGTGEKPRDVSSVEVLMNYHQSLKSEVEARSRSTLECIEMGKTLLAVRNPAAEEIKEKLEKVVAKQHELSEKWDKHWEVLQQLLEVHQFAQEAVVAEAWLTAQEPLIKSSQLGESVDEVEQLIRRHEAFRKAAATWEERFSSLRRLTTVEKLKAEQSKLPPTPMLGRKVFLDPQDAIPSPATLPRLPISPVTRQTIYEQNDASSPPSPSPATPTPSPSSVARRLGSTVANYTPVMNGSSYRHTLEPRHAGVVGVAAGLGQPSPSSIASIATAAMLVSANQMRESANTTKEQATKAVSHMQPVQAARTLEAKSSPYLRQPKIKHIGDAVTPLLVASRLEKVREKGRERELMMGEIGTGRAEVAVMAEVVLQEPGRERLHSDPSRGTPGLRGDHAEPQVQTNTFHRDHRIERQLSSEQLIQARRDELPPEVWREHAERRERRTLERQTSSEQEGHGGLDVRRRERDRHRLERQESSEHDTGHSDRRSGGGERRSTMAEIVEQVQEREAAQARGEVPRLPNGIPEKSSRPDRPRARDRPKPRRRPRPREAGDMTARRSRSAPAQSSPAVPQPPTHTAHHEGFLFRKLDIESLKKSTNRSWVNLYCVLNKGEIGFYKDAKNTSTPYNNEPLLNLSHCHCDITNGYKKKKNVFTLKTKEGSEFLFHAKDEEDLKAWVNNITTSISEHEEIAKRDQPQPTTSSTDEGTRREGSKLDNRSEKGAERSDRADRIERADKDKEKEIEKDREKGERSEKSDRGGKRSEKSGKKK from the exons ATGGCTAATGCCTCCTCAGACCTGGACAATGCAGAAGCCCAACGCcagctcaacaacaacaaccgaTCGATTGGTTCAGGGTTCTGGGAGACAGAGTGTACCAGTTCTAAGCTGTTTGAGTGCTCCCGAATCAAGGCCCTGGCAG ATGAACGAGATGCAGTACAGAAGAAAACGTTCACCAAATGGGTTAACTCGCATCTGTCCAGAGTGTCCTGTCGCATATCTGACCTTTACAACGACCTGAGGGATGGATACATGCTCACCCGACTTCTGGAGGTCCTCAGTGGAGAGCTTTTG CCAAGGCCTACACGAGGTCGGATGCGGATCCATTGCCTCGAGAATGTTGACAAAGCTCTACAATTCCTCAAAGAGCAACGGGTCCATCTAGAAAATGTTGGTTCCCACGATATCGTGGATGGAAACCACCGCCTCACCTTAGGCCTTATCTGGACTATCATTCTTCGCTTTCAG ATCCAGGTAATCAAAATAGAGACAGAAGACAACAGAGAAACTCGCTCTGCCAAGGATGCCCTACTGCTCTGGTGCCAGATGAAGACAGCAGG GTATTCGGAAGTCAACATCCAAAATTTTACCACTTGCTGGAGAGATGGTCTTGCCTTTAACGCCCTTATACACAGACACAG ACCTGACCTGATAGAATTCCACAAGCTGACACGTTCAAATGCAACTCACAACCTCCAGTTAGCCTTCAACGTTGCTGAGCAGCACCTTGGTCTCACTAAACTTTTGGACCCTGAAG ATGTAAACACAGAGAATCCAGATGAAAAATCCATCATCACATATGTGGTTTCCTACTACCACTATTTCTCTAAGATGAAGGCCCTTATTGTAGAGGGCAAGAGGGTTggcaag GTACTAGACAGTTGCATTGAGGCAGAGAACATCGTTAATCGCTATGAGGCTTTGGCCTCAGACCTGCTGGACTGGATAGAAAAGACCATTGCAGTTATCAGTAACCAGAAGTTTGCTAACTCACTGACTGgagttcagcagcagctgcaagcCTTTACAACCTACTGCACTATAGAGAAGCCCATCAA ATTTCAGGAGAAGGGGAATCTTGAAGTTCTTCTCTTTACCATCCAAAGCAAACTCAGAGCCAACAACCAGAAACCCTATGTGCCTCATGATGGAAAACTTATCTCAGACATCAACAAG GCGTGGGAGAGACTAGAAAAGGCAGAACATGAGAGGGGGGTGTCATTGCGCAAGGAGCTGATTcgccaggagaagctggagcttCTGGCTCAGCGTTTTGACCACAAAACTACCATGAGACAAGCATGGCTCAATGAAAACCAGAGACTTGTGTCACAG GACAATTTTGGTTACGACTTACCCGCAGTTGAGGCTGCGATGAAGAAACATGAGGCAATCGAGGCAGATATAGCCTCATACGAGGAGAGGattggggtggtggtggagcttTCAGCTGAGATGGAATCAGAAGGATACTATGATATCCGACGTATCTTAGCACGAAAGGAGAACATACTTGGCCAATGGAAATTGTTGAAAGAGTTGGTGGCTGGCAGGAGGACACGTCTAGAGAAGAACTTGGCATTGCAGAAGATTTTCCAGGACATGGTGTATATGATTGATTGGATGGAGGACACACAG GTCCAACTGCTGTCAAAAGATTATGGGAAGCATCTTCTGGAGGTGGAAGATCTGCTGCAGAAGCACAGCCTTCAGGAAGCAGACATTGCAGTGCAAGCAGAAAGGGTGGAGTCACTCAACAAAGCTGCACTTAAATTTACCACTATAGAGG GTTATCAACCTTGTGACCCCCAGGTGATCTGTAACCGTGTGAATCATGTTAGTTcgtgtctggaggagctgaaacaaCTGGCATCTAAAAGATGCAATGACCTTGAGGAGTCGAGAGAGCTGTGGGCCTTTCTTCAG GAGTTGGAGGAATCAGAGGCATGGATCAGGGAGAAAAGCGCCATCTTGGGAGCTCAGGGTTTCGGGAAGGACCTGACAAGCGTGCTGAAATTACTTCAAAAACACAAGACTTTGGCTGGAGAACTACTAGCTCACCGGTCCCTGCTGCAA AACACCATCAAGCAAGGGAAGCAGATACTGAGTGAGAAGAGCCTCGGTACAGCAGGGATGCAGGAGCACCTCATGGAGTTGAAGAACCAGTGGAAGAGGCTGGAGGATCAGGCAGCCCAGCGTCTCGGCCATCTCCAGGAAGCACTAAATTTCTTTCAGTTCTCCACCGAGATGAACGACCTGGTTGCCTGGCTGCAGGATGCTTACCGCCTGGTCTCAAGTGAAGACTTTGGACATGATGAGTACTCCACACAgtccctgctgaagaaacaCAGAGGGGTCAGCGAGGCTATCGACAAACATCGACTACATGTCGTGACATTACATAAGCACATGGTGGCATTGGCTCTACATTACCGGGACCAAGAG GAAGTGCAAGTGCGTATGGTAGAGGTGGAGCAGCTGTACACCGAGGTGGTTGATGTGGCCGTGCTCAGACAGCAGTGGCTTCATGATGCCCTGGCCGTCTACCGCATGTTCAGTGAGGTGAATGCCTGCGAGCTGTGGATTGATGAGAAGGAGCAGTGGTTGGACAAGATGGAGATCCCAGAGAAACTGGATGATGTGGAGGTGGTAgcacacag GTTTGAAAGCCTGGACCAGGAGATGAATAGCCTGATGGGAAGGATCTTGGATGTCAATCAGATAGTTCAGCAGCTTTTGGACGGAGGTCATCCATCTTCCACAGAGGTCAGAAGTTGTCAAGATCACCTCAACTCCAG gtggaacagcaTCGTGGAACTGGTCGAGCAGAAGAAAAATCAGTTAAATTCCATGCTGCGTCTGCAGAACTACCTATTGGAATGTGTCGAAATCAAATCTCAGATTCAGGATAAAAGAAAAGCCATTGATGCCACTCAATACATGGGCAGTGACCTGGGAGGTGTAATGGCTTTGCAAAGACGGCTTTCCACAATGGAGGGAGCTCTATCTGTCCTGGAgcccaaactgctgcacctgcaG gaagaggcagaaaatcTGGCAACTGCCCACCCCAGCCGGGCCATGGAGGTTCTGGTGCCCTTTGATGACCTCAGTGTGGAGTGGGAAGAGCTTAAACACACTCTTCAGGGTTGTGAGGACTCACTAATGGTTGCAAGCAGACTACAAAGTTTCATACAG GACCTGGATTCGTTCCTCACCTGGTTGGTCCAAACACAGACAGTAGCCGCTTCAGACCAGCTTCCCAATGACCTGGAGGAGGCCGAGACCCTCATCAACAAACATGCAGCACTGAAGGAGGAGATCGGAAG ATATGAGGAGGACTATGAACGACTGCAGTCCATGAATGAGCTGCTGGATTCTGATGAAGCACCTCTCCCTCAGGCTGCCCTGCAGCAATGGCTGCAAAAGCTCGATGTTGGGTGGAACAAGCTGTTGGAGATGTGGGAGAGCAGAAGGGAGGTTCTGGTTCAGGCTCACATTTTCCACCTCTTTCTGCGAGATGTCAAGCAGGCCGAATCACTGCTCAACAACCAG GAGTCGGCCCTGGCTCACGTGGAGCTGCCCACCACTGTAGAAACAGTGGAGGCTTCCATAAAGAAACACAAGGACTTCACCACAACCATGGAGCTGAACCTGCACAGGATCAAAGCTGTGATCGAGGCTGGAGAGAGTCTGATCAGCCAGAATAACATCTACTCTGAACGCATCCGCGAGCGCATCGACACCCTCGCTAAAAG AGGTAATCAGAACCGAGAGTTGGCCCAGCAGTGGCTGGAGAAATTGAACATCCAGTGGGAAGTTCAAAGGTTCCTTCAAAACTGTCACGAG ATTGGAGATTGGGTTTATGAGAAGATGCTGATGGCGAGGGACAGCAGCCGAGACGAGACCCAAAAACTTCATAAGAAATGGTTGAAGCACCAGGCCTTCATGGCTGAGTTGGCCCAAAACAAGGAATGGCTAGGTAAAATTGAAAAG GAGGGCCAGCAGCTAATTCAAGAGAAGCCAGAGCTCAGCCCAGTGGTCCGTAAAAAGTTGGAGGAGATCAGAGACTGCTGGCAGGATCTTGAGAGCACCACCCAGGCCAAAGCCCGGCAGCTCTTCGAGGCCAACAAGGCCGACCTGGTCGTGCAAAGCTATGAGAGCCTGGACCAGAGACTGAATCAGCTGGAGGATCAGCTGTCCTATGTTGACCAGGGTCAGGACCTCACTGGTGTCAACAATCAGCTGAAGAAACTACAA ACCATGGAGAACCAAATGGAAGCGTGGTACAAAGAAGTGGGACAACTTCAAGTGCAGGTGGCCACCATCccacaacaaacacaagtgaAAGAGACGGTTACTGAGCATCAGAGCGCAGTGGAAGCCAGGATGGTTCGTCTGATTGAGCCGCTGAAGGAGCGAAGACGAATCCTTTTAGCATCCAAAGAACTTCACCAAGTTGGACGGGACCTGGAGGATGAGATT TTGTGGATTCAGGAGCGCCTCCCAATGGCCATGTCGCAGGAGCATGGAGCCACGCTTCAGGAAGTCCAGCagctaatgaaaaaaaatcag ACACTTCAGAGGGAGCTGCAGGGCCACAAAAGCAAGCTTGAAGATGTCCTGGAGAGAGCAGGAATCATTGCATCTATTCGCAGCCCAGAGGCAGACAACATTAGGGCAGGCCATGATCAGGTGGCACAGCTATGGAACCTTCTCTGGGTGGAAACTGAAAGGAGGCAGCTGGTCCTTGATGCCATGTACCAGGCTCAGCAGTACTTCTTCGACACAGCTGAGGTGGAGGCCTGGCTCAGTGAGCAGGAGCTGCATATGATGAATGAAGAGAAAGGGAAG GACGAGCCGAgcacgctgcagctgctgaagaaacaTTTGGTGCTTGAACAGACCATCGAGGACTATGCTGAGACCATCGGCTTGCTGTCACAGCAGTGCCGGCAGCTGTTAGAGATGGGACATCCCGACTG TGAGCTCATCAGCAAACGTCAGTCACAGATTGACCGTCTGTACGTGTCACTGAAGGACCTggtggaggaaagaaagagtCGTCTGGAGCAACAGTACTGGCTCTACCAACTCAACAGGGAGGTGGACGAGCTGGAACAGTGGATTGCTCAGAAGGAGGTGGTGGCCAGCTCCCCTGAACTGGGTCAAGATTTTGAGCATGTCACT GTGCTGCAAGACAAGTTTACAAAGTTTGCAACTGAGACAGGCAGTGTGGGCCAAGAGCGGGTGACAGCAGTCAACCAAATGGTGGACGAGCTCATTGACTATGGCCACTCGGAGGCAGCCACCATCGCTGAATGGAAGGATGGGGTGAACGAGGCCTGGGCTGACCTCCTGGAGTTAATGGAGACTCGCTCACAGATGCTTGCAGCCTCGCACCAACTTCACAAGttcttctctgactgtagagaG GTTTTGACTCAGATTGATGACAAGCACCGAAGGCTACCAGAAGTCCGGGCAAAACAGGGAAACACCGCCAACACCAGCACCCTACAGAGACTCCTGCACGGTTTTGAACAAGACATACAGCTGCTAGTCACGCAG GTGCGTCACCTGCAGGAGAGTGCAGCTCAGCTGAGGACGGTGTACGCTGGCGAGAAGGCCGAAGCCATCGCATGTTGCGAGCATGAAGTAATGCAGTCCTGGAAGGAGCTACTGACTTCCTGCGAGGAATGTCGCCTAGAAATAACTACTGAGACAGACAAGCTGAAATTCTTTGGAATGGTCCGCGATCAGATCATTTGGATGGACTCCATCATCTGTCAGATTGGGACAGGAGAGAAACCCAG GGACGTTTCCTCGGTTGAGGTGCTGATGAATTATCACCAGAGTCTTAAGAGTGAAGTGGAGGCCCGTAGTCGGAGTACGCTGGAGTGTATTGAGATGGGAAAAACCTTGTTGGCCGTTAGAAacccagcagcagaagag ATTAAGGAAAAGCTGGAAAAGGTGGTTGCTAAGCAACACGAGTTGTCTGAAAAGTGGGACAAGCACTGGGAAGTCCTACAGCAAT TGTTGGAGGTTCACCAGTTTGCCCAAGAAGCGGTGGTGGCAGAAGCATGGTTGACTGCTCAGGAGCCATTAATCAAAAGCAGTCAGCTGGGCGAAAGTGTTGACGAGGTAGAGCAGCTTATTCGTCGACACGAAGCATTCCGCAAGGCAGCAGCAACCTGGGAGGAGAGATTTAGCTCACTGCGACGGCTCACCACG GTAGAAAAATTAAAAGCAGAGCAAAGTAAACTACCCCCAACCCCAATGCTAGGTCGTAAAGTCTTCCTGGATCCCCAAGATGCCATCCCCAGTCCCGCCACACTTCCCCGCCTCCCAATTTCCCCTGTCACAAGACAAACCATCTATGAGCAAAATGATGCTAGCTCACCCCCCTCTCCTTCACCTGCGACCCCAACAccctctccttcttctgtgGCTCGTCGGTTGGGGTCAACAGTTGCTAACTACACGCCTGTGATGAATGGTTCCAGTTACCGCCATACTCTAGAGCCGCGGCACGCTGgtgtggtgggtgtggctgCAGGACTGGGTCAGCCTTCACCTTCCTCAATTGCCTCAATTGCTACAGCAGCCATGCTAGTATCTGCCAATCAGATGCGGGAGAGTGCCAACACAACAAAAGAACAAGCCACAAAGGCAGTCAGTCACATGCAGCCAGTCCAAGCAGCAAGGACTCTAGAGGCAAAGTCATCCCCGTATCTACGGCAGCCCAAAATCAAACATATAGGTGATGCTGTGACGCCACTTTTAGTGGCCAGCCGACTGGAAAAGGTacgagagaaggggagagagagagaattaatGATGGGAGAGATAGGGACAGGGAGAGCGGAAGTGGCTGTGATGGCTGAGGTGGTGCTGCAGGAGCCAGGCCGGGAGCGTCTGCACAGCGACCCCTCCAGAGGGACTCCGGGTCTACGGGGTGACCACGCCGAGCCTCAGGTCCAGACTAATACCTTCCACAGGGATCACAGGATAGAAAGGCAGCTTTCCAGCGAACAGCTGATTCAGGCGCGCAGGGACGAGCTGCCTCCAGAAGTGTGGAGGGAACATGCTGAGAGGAGGGAACGGCGGACACTCGAGAGGCAAACGTCCAGTGAGCAGGAGGGTCATGGAGGCCTTGATGTTAGGCGaagagagagggacagacacCGCCTGGAGAGACAGGAGTCCAGCGAGCATGACACCGGACACTCAGACCGACGCTCAGGAGGAGG AGAAAGGAGATCAACTATGGCAGAAATTGTAGAGCAAGTACAGGAACGAGAAGCAGCACAG GCCCGGGGTGAAGTCCCCCGTCTTCCTAATGGTATTCCAGAGAAGTCTTCCCGTCCTGACCGACCTCGAGCTCGGGACAGGCCTAAACCGCGGCGTCGACCGCGCCCCAGAGAAGCAGGAGACATGACAGCACGAAGGTCGAGATCGGCTCCAGCGCAGAGCAGCCCCGCAGTGCCTCAGCCACCAACCCACACTGCGCACCACGAAGGCTTCCTTTTCCGCAAGCTGGACATCGAGAGCCTGAAGAAGAGCACTAATAG GTCATGGGTCAACCTTTACTGTGTCCTGAACAAAGGGGAGATTGGCTTCTACAAGGATGCCAAGAACACCAGTACACCCTACAACAATGAGCCACTGCTCAACCTGTCCCACTGCCACTGCGACATCACCAATGGctacaaaaagaagaaaaatgtcttcacACTGAA GACAAAGGAAGGAAGCGAGTTTTTGTTTCATGCTAAAGATGAG GAGGACCTGAAAGCATGGGTGAACAACATCACAACCAGTATTTCTGAGCATGAGGAGATTGCCAAACGGGATCAACCCCAACCAACTACCTCTTCCACCGATGAGGGCACACGCCGCGAAGGCAGCAAGTTGGACAACAGGTCAGAGAAGGGAGCCGAGCGTTCGGACCGAGCCGATCGCATCGAAAGGGCAGATAAAGACAAGGAGAAAGAGATAGAGAAGGATAGGGAAAAGGGGGAGCGATCAGAGAAGTCTGATCGAGGTGGGAAGCGCTCGGAAAAGTCCGGTAAGAAAAAGTGA